Proteins found in one Arachis stenosperma cultivar V10309 chromosome 8, arast.V10309.gnm1.PFL2, whole genome shotgun sequence genomic segment:
- the LOC130946945 gene encoding uncharacterized protein LOC130946945, producing MERSTPVRKPHTSTADLLVWSEIPPADSPAPSSALRSHQPSDGISKVVFGGQVTDEEVESLNKRKPCSEYKMKEITGSGIFVGEGESDASEAGSANPSANKTGLRMYQQAIAGISHISFGEEEAISPKKPTSLPEVAKQRELSGTLESEDSQLKKQLSDAKCKELSGHDIFAPPPEIKPRPITPRIMELKGSIDIGEPAAHGDGKSNGEPLKTAKKIYNQKFSELSGNDIFKGDVPPSSAEKSLSGAKLREMSGSNIFADGKVESRDYLGGVRKPPGGESSIALV from the exons ATGGAGAGGAGCACTCCGGTGAGGAAGCCACACACATCAACGGCAGATCTGCTTGTTTGGTCCGAGATTCCGCCAGCTGATTCTCCAGCTCCTTCCTCCGCCCTTCGCTCTCACCag CCGTCCGATGGGATCAGCAAGGTGGTGTTTGGGGGTCAGGTCACCGATGAGGAGGTCGAGTCCTTAAACAAACG AAAGCCCTGTTCAGAGTATAAGATGAAGGAGATCACAGGTAGTGGAATTTTTGTGGGTGAAGGGGAAAGTGACGCATCAGAAGCTGGCAGTGCCAACCCTTCTGCAAATAAAACAGGATTGCGGATGTATCAg CAAGCAATTGCAGGAATCAGTCATATCTCCTTTGGTGAGGAGGAAGCTATTTCTCCAAAAAAGCCCACTAGTTTACCAGAGGTGGCCAAGCAGCGGGAGCTAAGTGGAACTCTGGAAAGTGAAGACTCTCAACTGAAAAAGCAGCTTTCGGATGCCAAGTGCAAGGAGCTTAGTGGTCATGACATATTTGCTCCACCACCAGAAATCAAACCCCGGCCAATAACTCCTCGCATAATGGAGTTGAAAGGGAGCATAGATATTGGGGAACCCGCTGCACAT GGTGATGGGAAGTCTAATGGGGAACCACTTAAAACAGCAAAGAAGATTTACAACCAGAAATTCTCAGAGCTTTCGGGAAATGACATATTCAAGGGGGATGTGCCGCCTTCATCTGCCGAGAAATCGCTGAGCGGGGCTAAACTACGAGAGATGAGCGGCAGCAACATCTTTGCCGATGGGAAGGTAGAATCTAGAGACTACCTTGGGGGCGTACGGAAGCCGCCGGGTGGGGAGAGCAGCATTGCATTGGTATAA